The following coding sequences lie in one Gorilla gorilla gorilla isolate KB3781 chromosome 5, NHGRI_mGorGor1-v2.1_pri, whole genome shotgun sequence genomic window:
- the LOC109027398 gene encoding putative transcriptional regulator encoded by LINC00473, translating into MELSAAVGRRRQAPWREFTGRHRTERSQERGSTPRKERSMGSRQPRKREREPRDCTPTCTNAASVSRSGARRAPGCAGRCITMKNCARAWRELSERACCFQAVPPSNMKQSWLIFLDTTLCSAWLLASSCPRLYAPLISFHCMCFNTVLLFPRLFGPTLSAKIQFNTNLSLCAIAWKCTKDTTTYC; encoded by the coding sequence ATGGAACTGTCGGCTGCTGTTGGAAGGCGCAGGCAGGCGCCCTGGAGAGAATTCACAGGGAGGCACAGGACAGAACGCTCCCAGGAACGAGGAAGCACCCCCAGAAAGGAGCGCTCTATGGGCTCCAGGCAGCCGAGGAAACGCGAACGTGAGCCCCGTGACTGCACTCCCACGTGCACCAACGCTGCCAGTGTGAGCAGAAGCGGAGCCCGCAGAGCGCCAGGCTGCGCCGGGAGATGCATCACGATGAAAAACTGCGCCAGAGCATGGCGGGAACTTTCCGAGAGGGCGTGTTGTTTCCAGGCGGTTCCACCTTCTAATATGAAACAGTCTTGGTTGATTTTCCTTGATACTACTTTATGCTCGGCCTGGTTGTTGGCAAGTAGCTGCCCGCGTCTGTACGCGCCCTTGATTAGTTTCCACTGCATGTGTTTTAACACAGTGCTCCTTTTTCCACGTTTATTTGGGCCAACCCTGTCTGCAAAGATCCAGTTTAATACAAATTTGAGTCTATGTGCTATAGCCTGGAAATGTACTAAAGACACTACAACATATTGCTGA